The proteins below are encoded in one region of Populus alba chromosome 2, ASM523922v2, whole genome shotgun sequence:
- the LOC118043532 gene encoding importin beta-like SAD2: protein MDLPSLAVVLQAALSPNPDERKDAEQRLDQFQYTPQHLVRLLQIIVDNNCNMAVRQVASIHFKNFIAKNWAPHEPGELPKISASDKAMVRDHILVFLVRVPPLLRVQLGECLKTMIHVDYPEQWPHLLDWIKLNLQDQQVYGALFVLRILSRKYEFKSDEERTPVYRIVEETFSHLLNLFNKLVQIPNPSLEVADLIKLICKIFWSSIYLEIPKQLFDPNVFNAWMVLFLNVLERPVPVEGQPVDPELRKSWGWWKVKKWTVHILNRLYTRFGDLKLQNPENKAFAQMFQNNFAAKILECHLNLLNVIHAGGYLPDRVINLILQYLSNSISKNSMYNLLQPRLDILLFEIVFPLMCFNDNDQKLWDEDPHEYVRKGYDIIEDLYSPRTASMDFVSELVRKRGKENLQKFILFIVEIFKRYDEAPVEYKPYRQKDGALLAIGALCDKLKQTDPYKSELERMLVQHVFPEFSSPVGHLRAKAAWVAGQYAHINFSDQNNFRKSLHSVVSGLRDPELPVRVDSVFALRCFVEACKDLNEIRPILPQLLDEFFKLMNEVENEDLVFTLETIVDKFGEEMAPYALGLCQNLAAAFWRCMNTAEADDEADDPGALAAVGCLRAISTILESVSRLPDLFVQVEPTLLPIMRRMLTTDGQEVFEEVLEIVSYMTFFSPIISTEMWSLWPLMIEALAEWAIDFFPNILVPLDNYISRGTAHFLACREPNYQQSLWNMISSIMADGNLEDSDIEPAPKLIEVVFQNCKGQVDQWVEPYMRITVQRLRRTDKLYLKCLLMQVVADALYYNAALTLSILHRLGVATEIFTLWFQMLEQVKKSGVRANFKREHDKKVCCLGLTSLLALPADQLPGDALGRVFRATLDLLVQYKDQLAEAAKEEEAEDLDEMDGFQTDDEDDDAESDKEMGVDAEDGDEAESIKLQKLAAQAKSFRPHDDDDDDSDDDYSDDEELQSPIDEVDPFIFFVDTIKAMQASDPLRFQNLTQTLDFHFQALANGVAEHAEQRRVVIEKEKLEKASTAGAS, encoded by the exons atgGACCTCCCTAGCCTCGCTGTTGTCCTTCAAGCTGCTCTTAGCCCCAATCCTGACGAACGCAAAGACGCCGAGCAAAGACTCGATCAG TTTCAGTACACACCTCAGCATCTTGTGAGGTTGCTGCAGATTATTGTGGACAATAATTGCAACATGGCTGTGCGTCAAGTAGCAAGTATTCACTTCAAGAACTTCATTGCCAAGAATTGGGCACCCCATGAGCCTG GTGAGTTACCAAAGATCTCTGCGAgtgataaagctatggtgaggGATCACATCCTTGTGTTTCTTGTGCGCGTTCCGCCTTTATTGAg GGTACAGCTGGGCGAGTGTCTTAAAACAATGATCCATGTTGATTACCCAGAGCAGTGGCCTCACCTTTTGGATTGGATCAAGCTTAACCTACAAGATCAGCAAGTATATGGAGCTCTATTTGTGTTGAGGATTCTTTCTAGAAAATACGA gTTCAAGTCGGATGAGGAGAGGACACCTGTTTATCGCATTGTTGAGGAGACATTCTCTCATCTTCTCAACTTATTCAACAAGCTTGTCCAGATACCGAATCCTTCTCTGGAAGTAGCAGATTTGATCAAgcttatttgtaaaatattctGGTCATCTATATAT CTGGAGATTCCAAAGCAACTCTTTGATCCAAATGTCTTCAATGCTTGGATGGTTcttttcttaaatgttttggAGAGGCCTGTTCCTGTAGAGGGCCAGCCTGTGGATCCTGAGCTTAGGAAGTCATGGGGATGGTGGAAAGTGAAGAAATGGACGGTTCACATTTTGAACAGGCTATACACTCG GTTTGGAGACTTGAAACTtcaaaacccagaaaacaaAGCTTTCGCCCAGATGTTTCAGAATAATTTTGCTGCGAAAATTTTGGAGTGCCACTTGAATCTATTGAACGTGATTCATGCTGGTGGCTACTTGCCTGATAGAGTTATCAACCTAATTCTTCAGTATCTAAGCAACAG CATCTCAAAGAATAGCATGTATAATCTACTGCAACCAAGACTTGACATTCTTCTCTTTGAGATAGTTTTCCCTCTTATGTGCTTCAATGACAATGATCAAAAACTCTGGGATGAAGACCCACATGAGTATGTGAGAAAGGGTTATG ATATCATTGAAGATTTGTATAGTCCGAGGACTGCTTCCATGGACTTTGTCAGTGAGTTGGTTAGAAAACGTGGGAAGGAGAACCTTCAAAAGTTCATTCTATTCATAGTGGAAATTTTTAAGAG ATATGATGAAGCACCAGTGGAATATAAACCCTATCGACAAAAGGATGGTGCTCTACTTGCTATTGGAGCACTTTGTGATAAACTGAAACAGACTGACCCTTACAAATCTGAACTGGAGCGTATGTTAGTGCAACATGTTTTCCCCGAGTTCAGCAGTCCTGTTGGCCACCTTAGAGCAAAG GCTGCATGGGTTGCAGGACAATATGCCCACATTAACTTTTCAGACCAGAACAATTTCCGTAAATCCTTGCACAGTGTCGTTTCTGGGCTGCGTGATCCAGAGCTTCCTGTGCGTGTTGACTCAGTTTTTGCATTGCGATGCTTTGTTGAAGCCTGCAAAG ATTTAAATGAGATTCGTCCGATTCTTCCTCAACTTCTTGATG AGTTCTTCAAACTAATGAATGAGGTAGAGAATGAGGACTTGGTCTTTACTTTGGAAACTATAGTGGACAAATTTGGGGAGGAGATGGCACCATATGCTCTCGGATTATGCCAGAATTTG GCAGCTGCATTTTGGAGATGTATGAATACCGCAGAAGCTGATGACGAAGCTGATGATCCTGGTGCTTTAGCAGCAGTTGGTTGTTTGCGTGCAATAAGCACAATTCTTGAGTCAGTCAGCAGGCTACCTGATCTTTTTGTCCAAGTTGAGCCAACTTTGCTTCCTATAATGCGTAGAATGTTGACAACTGATGGCCAAG AGGTGTTTGAGGAAGTTTTGGAAATTGTTTCATATATGACCTTTTTCTCTCCAATAATATCTACGGAAATGTGGTCTCTTTGGCCCTTGATGATTGAAGCATTGGCAGAATGGGCAATTGATTTCTTTCCAA ACATTCTGGTTCCACTGGACAACTATATATCGAGGGGGACTGCACATTTCCTTGCATGTAGGGAACCGAATTACCAACAAAGCCTTTGGAACATGATTTCATCG ATAATGGCAGATGGAAACTTGGAAGACAGTGACATAGAACCAGCACCGAAGCTTATTGAAGTGGTTTTCCAGAACTGTAAAGGGCAAGTGGATCAGTGGGTTGAGCCATATATGAGAATCACTGTTCAGCGGTTGCGTCGAACTGATAAATTATACTTGAAATGTCTTCTTATGCAAGTG GTTGCAGATGCTCTTTACTACAATGCAGCTTTGACCCTCAGCATATTGCACAGACTTGGTGTTGCTACAGAGATCTTTACTCTTTGGTTCCAGATGTTGGAACAAGTGAAAAAGAGTGGTGTACGGGCAAATTTTAAAAG GGAACATGATAAGAAAGTTTGTTGTTTGGGACTGACATCACTACTTGCTCTCCCTGCGGATCAATTACCAGGAGATGCTCTGGGGCGTGTTTTCAGAGCCACTCTTGATCTCCTTGTTCAATACAAAGATCAACTTGCAG AAGCTGCAAAGGAGGAAGAAGCTGAAGATCTTGATGAAATGGATGGTTTCCAGactgatgatgaagatgatgacgcTGAGTCTGACAAGGAAATGGGAGTTGATGCTGAGGATGGGGATGAAGCTGAAAGTATTAAACTTCAAAAATTAGCTGCACAG GCAAAATCTTTCCGTCCacatgacgacgacgacgatgacTCAGATGATGACTATAGTGACGATGAAGAGTTGCAATCACCAATTGATGAGGTGGaccctttcattttctttgtggACACGATCAAAG CCATGCAAGCATCAGATCCATTAAGGTTTCAGAATCTTACCCAGACACTCGACTTCCATTTTCAAGCGCTGGCAAATGGTGTTGCCGAGCATGCTGAGCAGAGGAGGGTAgtgattgaaaaagaaaaattggagAAAGCATCTACTGCTGGTGCTTCATAA